Proteins encoded together in one Phalacrocorax aristotelis chromosome 7, bGulAri2.1, whole genome shotgun sequence window:
- the TFRC gene encoding transferrin receptor protein 1, with the protein MDHVRAAISNLFSGEPMLYTRFSIARQTDGDNSHVEMKLSSDDEEGGEPGRPEQLHGSMPSPWRNGKNLCLLVVTAVLLLLIGFLIGYLSYRGRMQKASRCLDGSGKCETTPTTSYLVDDDETEEEVVPGPPVFFWPELRALLSAKLSARRLEENLRQRANKYSFEAGQSEDESIASYIHEQFTSFLLDEVWNDEHYIKLQVKGSTANKVTILEDDKEEQLESPDAYVAYSKSGSVVGTPVYVNYGLKADIQKIEAYGVSLNETIIIFRAGKITLAEKVANAREAGAVGALMYLDPYDYKNTDTLVPFGHAHLGTGDPFTPGFPSFNHTQFPPVESSGLPRIAVQTISSQAVGKLFRKMGGTECISEWKGGVIGCTVMPSSMNKMAVKLNVNNVMVDRRVLNIFGAIKGFEEPDRYVVIGAQRDSWGPGAAKAGVGTSILLELARVIAEMVKKDGYKPRRSIIFASWSAGEYGAVGATEWLEGYSATLHAKAFTYINLDAAVLGFNHMKISASPLLYTLLETTMKAVKDPIKDSGSLYDRVGPDWVKTVVPLGLDNAAFPFLAYSGIPVVSFGFCNKDEEYPFLGTTWDTVENLRATDKLYALMRAAAEVAGQIALRLTHDHELFLDFERYSEELLAFQEKILPYYHDVKMLGLTLNWLFFARGDFQRATDALRRDIANSDRENRVVRRALNDRIMKVEYDFLSPYLSPKDAPFRHVFFGKGPHTLQSLLENLQLLRNSKDRVDVNRLKEQLALITWTIKGAANALVGDIWNTDNEF; encoded by the exons ATGGACCATGTCAGAGCAGCAATCTCGAACTTG TTCAGTGGCGAGCCGATGTTGTACACACGCTTCAGCATTGCCCGGCAAACGGATGGAGACAACAGTCATGTGGAGATGAAGCTGTCATCTGATgatgaggaaggaggggaaccTGGGAGACCAGAGCAACTGCATGGCAGCATGCCTTCTCCATGGAGGAATGGCAAGAACCTCTGCCTCCTAGTTGTCACAGCTGTCCTCCTCCTTTTGATTG GGTTTCTCATTGGTTACTTGAGTTATCGTGGACGAATGCAGAAGGCTAGCAGGTGTCTGGATGGAAGTGGCAAGTGTGAGACGACTCCTACCACATCTTACTTAGTGGATGATGatgaaacagaggaagaagtaGTTCCTGGACCACCTGTCTTCTTCTGGCCTGAGCTCAGAGCCCTGTTATCAGCTAAGCTGTCGGCCAGACGTCTCGAGGAAAACTTGAG GCAAAGAGCAAATAAATACTCTTTTGAAGCTGGCCAGAGTGAAGATGAGAGCATTGCCAGCTACATTCATGAGCAGTTCACCAGCTTCCTCTTGGATGAAGTATGGAATGATGAGCACTACATTAAGCTGCAGGTCAAAGGCAG TACTGCGAACAAGGTGACTATTCTGGAGGATGATAAAGAAGAACAACTGGAGAGTCCTGATGCATATGTGGCATACAGCAAGAGTGGCTCGGTTGTT GGCACACCAGTCTATGTGAACTATGGGCTGAAAGCTGATATTCAGAAGATAGAGGCGTATGGTGTTTCATTGAATGAAACTATAATCATCttcagagctggaaaaataaCCCTTGCTGAGAAG GTTGCAAATGCCAGAGAGGCCGGAGCAGTTGGTGCCCTGATGTACCTGGACCCATACGATTACAAGAACACAGACACACTTGTCCCCTTTGGACAT GCCCATCTTGGAACCGGAGACCCTTTCACCCCAGGCTTCCCGTCATTCAACCACACCCAGTTCCCACCAGTGGAATCTTCTGGACTACCTCGCATTGCTGTTCAGACTATCTCTAGCCAAGCAGTAGGCAAGCTGTTCAG aaaaatgGGTGGAACGGAATGCATTTCAGAGTGGAAAGGTGGGGTCATCGGATGTACCGTGATGCCAAGCAGCATGAACAAGATGGCAGTGAAACTGAACGTGAACAACGTTATGGTAGACAGGAGGGTTCTGAACATATTCGGAGCTATCAAGGGATTTGAAGAACCAG ATAGATATGTTGTGATTGGAGCCCAGAGAGACTCCTGGGGTCCAGGAGCGGCCAAGGCTGGAGTTGGAACTTCCATATTGCTGGAACTTGCCCGTGTGATCGCGGAGATGGtgaaaaaag aTGGCTACAAACCAAGGCGCAGCATCATCTTTGCTAGCTGGAGTGCAGGAGAGTATGGAGCTGTGGGTGCTACTGAATGGCTGGAG gGATACTCTGCCACACTGCATGCCAAAGCCTTCACTTACATTAACTTGGATGCTGCAGTCCTAG gCTTCAACCACATGAAGATTTCTGCTAGCCCATTGCTGTACACGTTGCTGGAGACAACTATGAAGGCG GTGAAGGACCCAATAAAGGATTCAGGAAGCCTGTATGACAGAGTTGGCCCTGACTGGGTAAAAACAGT TGTTCCCCTTGGTCTGGATAATGCAGCATTTCCTTTCCTGGCCTACTCAGGAATCCcagtggtttcctttggtttctgCAAT AAAGACGAGGAATATCCCTTCTTGGGCACTACTTGGGATACTGTGGAGAACCTGAGGGCAACTGACAAGTTGTATGCTCTTATGCGCGCTGCTGCGGAAGTTGCTGGACAAATAGCTCTCAGGCTGACCCATGATCATGAGCTCTTCCTGGACTTTGAGAGATACAGTGAAGAACTGCTAGCATTCCAAGAGAAGATTTTGCCCTACTATCATGATGTGAAG ATGCTGGGGCTGACCTTGAACTGGCTTTTCTTTGCCCGTGGTGACTTTCAGCGAGCTACAGATGCACTGAGAAGAGACATCGCAAACAGTGACAGGGAGAACAGGGTTGTCCGCAGAGCCCTGAATGACAGGATCATGAAG GTAGAGTATGACTTCCTCTCCCCGTACCTGTCGCCAAAAGATGCTCCCTTTCGCCATGTCTTCTTTGGCAAAGGCCCCCACACCCTGCAGAGTCTGCTGGAGAacctgcagctgctgagaaaCAGCAAGGACAGAGTGGATGTGAACAGGCTGAAAGAGCAGCTCGCCCTGATTACCTGGACCATTAAAGGGGCTGCCAATGCCTTAGTGGGTGATATCTGGAATACAGACAATGAATTCTAG